A region of Drosophila suzukii chromosome 2L, CBGP_Dsuzu_IsoJpt1.0, whole genome shotgun sequence DNA encodes the following proteins:
- the LOC108021320 gene encoding uncharacterized protein, with product MLSTKSSFTAHLLLLFLGGLLLTHHCVQGQASKVSSKLDFDESDGSNNQTGLSGQSGAGNGSYDPGTGRNLGGGGGGGGGGSGGGTTTSGSGTSSGGNRPKIHGVRVTVDTGDGQQQTKESKESVEITDLGKHKKRVGIHTDITFEITSDSDGNETSSAQQQGDKEDASVPIYKGRGGSDSKHKARKPYDPKSQWNPNFSGEQRGYQGSSNRGGYQGSNRGEYYPQYYPENVYTGGNSDAGSIYRNGETWTHYVPVWTTERVPQEQGQIYRRPSWKPCYCMSSADFRRRRDSKAGRDPVDLHKSVINSGVVQVVDGKLERPFS from the exons ATGCTGTCAACAAAGAGCTCTTTCACCGCCCACCTATTGCTATTATTTCTTGGTGGCCTGCTGCTAACTCATCACTGTGTCCAAG GTCAGGCGAGTAAAGTGTCCTCCAAGTTGGATTTCGATGAGAGCGATGGCAGCAACAATCAGACGGGCTTATCCGGTCAGTCGGGAGCTGGAAATGGGAGCTACGACCCTGGAACGGGACGAAATCTGGGTggtggtggaggaggaggaggaggaggttcTGGAGGGGGCACCACCACCAGCGGCAGCGGAACATCCAGCGGGGGAAATCGACCCAAGATCCATGGAGTCCGGGTCACCGTCGATACGGGCGATGGACAGCAGCAAACGAAAG AGTCCAAGGAGAGCGTTGAAATTACGGATTTGGGCAAGCACAAGAAGCGTGTGGGCATCCACACGGACATCACGTTCGAAATAACCTCCGATTCGGATGGGAATGAAACAAGCTCCGCTCAGCAGCAGGGCGACAAGG AGGACGCCAGTGTGCCCATTTACAAGGGTCGTGGCGGCAGCGACTCAAAGCACAAGGCCCGTAAGCCCTATGACCCGAAATCCCAGTGGAATCCCAACTTCTCCGGCGAGCAGCGTGGCTACCAGGGATCCTCCAATCGTGGTGGCTACCAGGGATCCAATCGCGGTGAATACTATCCGCAGTACTATCCCGAGAACGTGTACACTGGTGGGAATTCCGATGCAGGCAGCATCTACAGAAACGGAGAGACCTGGACGCACTATGTACCAGTTTGGACCACGGAACGGGTGCCACAGGAACAGGGACAGATCTATCGACGACCCAGTTGGAAACCCTGCTATTGCATGTCATCCGCGGATTTTAGGCGGCGTCGGGATAGCAAAGCGGGAAGGGATCCGGTGGATCTTCACAAGAGTGTAATCAACAGTGGGGTAGTACAGGTGGTAGATGGCAAGCTGGAGAGACCCTTCTCCTGA